In a single window of the Drosophila albomicans strain 15112-1751.03 chromosome 3, ASM965048v2, whole genome shotgun sequence genome:
- the LOC117568114 gene encoding purine nucleoside phosphorylase isoform X2 → MTGYNSNGDVATSNGNHNNSNSNGTNGNSNGHSKPVEYTAQELHTDNNNRIQCSLSPEEVRALRVLNEDTYPYEVIQEIADFIVKRAGIRPKIGIICGSGLGSLADIIQDAKVFEYEKIPNFPVSTVEGHAGKLVVGTLEGANVMAMQGRFHFYEGYPLAKCSMPVRVMKLCGVEYLFATNAAGGINPKFNVGDIMLMHDHVNMLGFAGNSPLQGPNDPRFGPRFPALVNSYNRDLINKAIEIGKTMGIESNIHVGVYSCLGGPTYETIAELKALRMMGVDAVGMSTVHEVITARHCDMKVFAFSLITNKCPIEYSDKKDEEANHEEVMAVAKNRQKACCELVSRLICEIQKGS, encoded by the exons atgacgGGCTATAATTCCAATGGTGACGTGGCCACCAGCAATggcaatcacaacaacagcaacagcaatggcacgaatggcaacagcaatggaCACAGTAAACCCGTTGAATACACCGCACAGGAGCTGCACAC CGACAATAACAATCGTATCCAATGCTCACTATCGCCCGAGGAAGTGCGGGCCCTTCGCGTATTGAATGAAGACAC GTATCCCTATGAGGTGATTCAAGAGATTGCCGACTTCATTGTGAAGCGCGCTGGCATTCGTCCCAAGATCGGCATTATTTGCGGCTCAGGACTCGGCTCGCTTGCCGACATCATTCAGGATGCCAAGGTCTTTGAGTACGAGAAGATTCCCAACTTCCCCGTCTCCACAGTGGAGGGTCATGCTGGCAAGCTGGTCGTCGGCACCCTGGAGGGCGCCAATGTGATGGCCATGCAGGGACGTTTCCATTTCTATGAGGGTTATCCCCTGGCCAAGTGCTCGATGCCTGTGCGCGTCATGAAGCTTTGCGGTGTTGAGTATCTGTTTGCCACGAATGCTGCTGGTGGCATCAATCCCAAGTTCAATGTGGGCGACATTATGCTGATGCACGATCATGTCAATATGCTCGGTTTCGCTGGCAACTCTCCGCTTCAGGGTCCCAACGATCCTCGCTTCGGTCCACGTTTCCCCGCTCTGGTCAACTCGTACAACCGGGATCTGATCAACAAGGCTATTGAGATTGGCAAGACGATGGGCATCGAATCGAATATCCATGTCGGCGTCTACTCCTGCCTGGGTGGTCCCACATATGAGACTATTGCTGAGCTTAAGGCACTGCGCATGATGGGCGTCGATGCGGTGGGCATGTCCACGGTGCACGAGGTCATCACTGCCCGCCATTGCGACATGAAAGTGTTTGCCTTCAGTTTGATCACCAACAAGTGCCCCATCGAATACAGCGATAAGAAGGACGAAGAGGCCAACCACGAGGAAGTCATGGCCGTTGCCAAGAATCGTCAAAAAGCCTGTTGCGAGCTCGTCTCCCGCCTCATTTGTGAAATCCAAAAGGGGTCGTAA
- the LOC117568114 gene encoding purine nucleoside phosphorylase isoform X1: MTGYNSNGDVATSNGNHNNSNSNGTNGNSNGHSKPVEYTAQELHTKQLPKVGNFKMCSRDCCSKQGGANNKAGNSCLDKKGGGGHKEELVVPTPQSLLYPYEVIQEIADFIVKRAGIRPKIGIICGSGLGSLADIIQDAKVFEYEKIPNFPVSTVEGHAGKLVVGTLEGANVMAMQGRFHFYEGYPLAKCSMPVRVMKLCGVEYLFATNAAGGINPKFNVGDIMLMHDHVNMLGFAGNSPLQGPNDPRFGPRFPALVNSYNRDLINKAIEIGKTMGIESNIHVGVYSCLGGPTYETIAELKALRMMGVDAVGMSTVHEVITARHCDMKVFAFSLITNKCPIEYSDKKDEEANHEEVMAVAKNRQKACCELVSRLICEIQKGS, from the exons atgacgGGCTATAATTCCAATGGTGACGTGGCCACCAGCAATggcaatcacaacaacagcaacagcaatggcacgaatggcaacagcaatggaCACAGTAAACCCGTTGAATACACCGCACAGGAGCTGCACAC TAAACAACTGCCAAAGGTAGGCAACTTTAAGATGTGTTCTCGCGACTGTTGCTCGAAGCAAGGAGGCGCCAACAACAAGGCCGGCAACAGCTGCCTCGACAAGAAGGGCGGCGGTGGCCACAAGGAGGAACTCGTAGTCCCAACACCGCAGAGTTTGCT GTATCCCTATGAGGTGATTCAAGAGATTGCCGACTTCATTGTGAAGCGCGCTGGCATTCGTCCCAAGATCGGCATTATTTGCGGCTCAGGACTCGGCTCGCTTGCCGACATCATTCAGGATGCCAAGGTCTTTGAGTACGAGAAGATTCCCAACTTCCCCGTCTCCACAGTGGAGGGTCATGCTGGCAAGCTGGTCGTCGGCACCCTGGAGGGCGCCAATGTGATGGCCATGCAGGGACGTTTCCATTTCTATGAGGGTTATCCCCTGGCCAAGTGCTCGATGCCTGTGCGCGTCATGAAGCTTTGCGGTGTTGAGTATCTGTTTGCCACGAATGCTGCTGGTGGCATCAATCCCAAGTTCAATGTGGGCGACATTATGCTGATGCACGATCATGTCAATATGCTCGGTTTCGCTGGCAACTCTCCGCTTCAGGGTCCCAACGATCCTCGCTTCGGTCCACGTTTCCCCGCTCTGGTCAACTCGTACAACCGGGATCTGATCAACAAGGCTATTGAGATTGGCAAGACGATGGGCATCGAATCGAATATCCATGTCGGCGTCTACTCCTGCCTGGGTGGTCCCACATATGAGACTATTGCTGAGCTTAAGGCACTGCGCATGATGGGCGTCGATGCGGTGGGCATGTCCACGGTGCACGAGGTCATCACTGCCCGCCATTGCGACATGAAAGTGTTTGCCTTCAGTTTGATCACCAACAAGTGCCCCATCGAATACAGCGATAAGAAGGACGAAGAGGCCAACCACGAGGAAGTCATGGCCGTTGCCAAGAATCGTCAAAAAGCCTGTTGCGAGCTCGTCTCCCGCCTCATTTGTGAAATCCAAAAGGGGTCGTAA
- the LOC117568114 gene encoding purine nucleoside phosphorylase isoform X4, translated as MTGYNSNGDVATSNGNHNNSNSNGTNGNSNGHSKPVEYTAQELHTKQLPKVGNFKMCSRDCCSKQGGANNKAGNSCLDKKGGGGHKEELVVPTPQSLLDNNNRIQCSLSPEEVRALRVLNEDTYPYEVIQEIADFIVKRAGIRPKIGIICGSGLGSLADIIQDAKVFEYEKIPNFPVSTVEGHAGKLVVGTLEGANVMAMQGRFHFYEGYPLAKCSMPVRVMKLCGVEYLFATNAAGGINPKFNVGDIMLMHDHVNMLGFAGNSPLQGPNDPRFGPRFPALVNSYNRDLINKAIEIGKTMGIESNIHVGVYSCLGGPTYETIAELKALRMMGVDAVGMSTVHEVITARHCDMKVFAFSLITNKCPIEYSDKKDEEANHEEVMAVAKNRQKACCELVSRLICEIQKGS; from the exons atgacgGGCTATAATTCCAATGGTGACGTGGCCACCAGCAATggcaatcacaacaacagcaacagcaatggcacgaatggcaacagcaatggaCACAGTAAACCCGTTGAATACACCGCACAGGAGCTGCACAC TAAACAACTGCCAAAGGTAGGCAACTTTAAGATGTGTTCTCGCGACTGTTGCTCGAAGCAAGGAGGCGCCAACAACAAGGCCGGCAACAGCTGCCTCGACAAGAAGGGCGGCGGTGGCCACAAGGAGGAACTCGTAGTCCCAACACCGCAGAGTTTGCT CGACAATAACAATCGTATCCAATGCTCACTATCGCCCGAGGAAGTGCGGGCCCTTCGCGTATTGAATGAAGACAC GTATCCCTATGAGGTGATTCAAGAGATTGCCGACTTCATTGTGAAGCGCGCTGGCATTCGTCCCAAGATCGGCATTATTTGCGGCTCAGGACTCGGCTCGCTTGCCGACATCATTCAGGATGCCAAGGTCTTTGAGTACGAGAAGATTCCCAACTTCCCCGTCTCCACAGTGGAGGGTCATGCTGGCAAGCTGGTCGTCGGCACCCTGGAGGGCGCCAATGTGATGGCCATGCAGGGACGTTTCCATTTCTATGAGGGTTATCCCCTGGCCAAGTGCTCGATGCCTGTGCGCGTCATGAAGCTTTGCGGTGTTGAGTATCTGTTTGCCACGAATGCTGCTGGTGGCATCAATCCCAAGTTCAATGTGGGCGACATTATGCTGATGCACGATCATGTCAATATGCTCGGTTTCGCTGGCAACTCTCCGCTTCAGGGTCCCAACGATCCTCGCTTCGGTCCACGTTTCCCCGCTCTGGTCAACTCGTACAACCGGGATCTGATCAACAAGGCTATTGAGATTGGCAAGACGATGGGCATCGAATCGAATATCCATGTCGGCGTCTACTCCTGCCTGGGTGGTCCCACATATGAGACTATTGCTGAGCTTAAGGCACTGCGCATGATGGGCGTCGATGCGGTGGGCATGTCCACGGTGCACGAGGTCATCACTGCCCGCCATTGCGACATGAAAGTGTTTGCCTTCAGTTTGATCACCAACAAGTGCCCCATCGAATACAGCGATAAGAAGGACGAAGAGGCCAACCACGAGGAAGTCATGGCCGTTGCCAAGAATCGTCAAAAAGCCTGTTGCGAGCTCGTCTCCCGCCTCATTTGTGAAATCCAAAAGGGGTCGTAA
- the LOC117568114 gene encoding purine nucleoside phosphorylase isoform X3 encodes MTGYNSNGDVATSNGNHNNSNSNGTNGNSNGHSKPVEYTAQELHTYPYEVIQEIADFIVKRAGIRPKIGIICGSGLGSLADIIQDAKVFEYEKIPNFPVSTVEGHAGKLVVGTLEGANVMAMQGRFHFYEGYPLAKCSMPVRVMKLCGVEYLFATNAAGGINPKFNVGDIMLMHDHVNMLGFAGNSPLQGPNDPRFGPRFPALVNSYNRDLINKAIEIGKTMGIESNIHVGVYSCLGGPTYETIAELKALRMMGVDAVGMSTVHEVITARHCDMKVFAFSLITNKCPIEYSDKKDEEANHEEVMAVAKNRQKACCELVSRLICEIQKGS; translated from the exons atgacgGGCTATAATTCCAATGGTGACGTGGCCACCAGCAATggcaatcacaacaacagcaacagcaatggcacgaatggcaacagcaatggaCACAGTAAACCCGTTGAATACACCGCACAGGAGCTGCACAC GTATCCCTATGAGGTGATTCAAGAGATTGCCGACTTCATTGTGAAGCGCGCTGGCATTCGTCCCAAGATCGGCATTATTTGCGGCTCAGGACTCGGCTCGCTTGCCGACATCATTCAGGATGCCAAGGTCTTTGAGTACGAGAAGATTCCCAACTTCCCCGTCTCCACAGTGGAGGGTCATGCTGGCAAGCTGGTCGTCGGCACCCTGGAGGGCGCCAATGTGATGGCCATGCAGGGACGTTTCCATTTCTATGAGGGTTATCCCCTGGCCAAGTGCTCGATGCCTGTGCGCGTCATGAAGCTTTGCGGTGTTGAGTATCTGTTTGCCACGAATGCTGCTGGTGGCATCAATCCCAAGTTCAATGTGGGCGACATTATGCTGATGCACGATCATGTCAATATGCTCGGTTTCGCTGGCAACTCTCCGCTTCAGGGTCCCAACGATCCTCGCTTCGGTCCACGTTTCCCCGCTCTGGTCAACTCGTACAACCGGGATCTGATCAACAAGGCTATTGAGATTGGCAAGACGATGGGCATCGAATCGAATATCCATGTCGGCGTCTACTCCTGCCTGGGTGGTCCCACATATGAGACTATTGCTGAGCTTAAGGCACTGCGCATGATGGGCGTCGATGCGGTGGGCATGTCCACGGTGCACGAGGTCATCACTGCCCGCCATTGCGACATGAAAGTGTTTGCCTTCAGTTTGATCACCAACAAGTGCCCCATCGAATACAGCGATAAGAAGGACGAAGAGGCCAACCACGAGGAAGTCATGGCCGTTGCCAAGAATCGTCAAAAAGCCTGTTGCGAGCTCGTCTCCCGCCTCATTTGTGAAATCCAAAAGGGGTCGTAA